The following coding sequences lie in one Hippoglossus hippoglossus isolate fHipHip1 chromosome 14, fHipHip1.pri, whole genome shotgun sequence genomic window:
- the LOC117774515 gene encoding RAC-beta serine/threonine-protein kinase-like isoform X2: MNEVNIIREGWLHKRECQLMKTERPRPNTFVIRCLQWTTVIERTFHVDSNEEREEWMRAIQSVANSLKMREHEEEEPMDLFGSPSESSLEEMEVAMSKCNSKVTMCDFEYLKLLGKGTFGKVILVKEKSTGVHYAMKILRKEVIIAKDEVAHTVTESRVLQNTRHPFLTTLKYAFQTNDRLCFVMEYANGGELFFHLSRERVFTEDRARFYGAEIVSALEYLHSRDVVYRDLKLENLMLDKDGHIKITDFGLCKEGITPDATMKTFCGTPEYLAPEVLEDNDYGRAVDWWGLGVVMYEMMCGRLPFYNQDHERLFELILMEEIRFPRNLSPEAKSLLAGLLKKDPKQRLGGGPNDAKEVMSHKFFSPINWQDAVQRKLTPLFRPQVTSETDTRYFDEEFTAQTITLTPPDKYNSLDCEDPGQQAHFPQFSYSASIRE, translated from the exons ATGAATGAAGTTAATATTATCAGAGAGGGCTGGCTCCACAAAAGAG AATGCCAGTTGATGAAgacagaaagaccccggcccAACACTTTTGTCATTCGTTGCCTACAGTGGACCACTGTTATTGAACGCACTTTTCATGTGGACAGCAATGAGGAGAG AGAGGAGTGGATGCGTGCTATCCAGTCTGTGGCAAACAGTTTGAAAATGCGAgaacatgaggaggaggaaccaATGGATTTGTTTGGCTCACCCAGTGAAAGCAgcctggaggagatggaggtggCTATGTCCAAGTGCAACTCCAAAGTG ACAATGTGTGACTTTGAGTACCTGAAGCTGCTTGGCAAAGGGACATTTGGGAAGGTGATTCTGGTCAAAGAGAAGTCCACTGGAGTTCACTATGCCATGAAAATACTGCGCAAAGAGGTCATAATAGCCAAG GACGAAGTGGCCCACACAGTAACAGAGAGCAGAGTGTTACAAAACACACGACATCCCTTCCTCACG ACACTGAAGTATGCATTTCAAACCAACGATCGGCTCTGTTTTGTAATGGAGTATGCAAATGGGGGCGAG CTCTTCTTCCACCTGTCACGAGAACGAGTATTCACAGAAGACCGGGCACGCTTCTATGGTGCTGAGATCGTGTCAGCACTTGAGTACCTGCATTCACGTGATGTCGTATACCGTGATCTTAAG CTGGAGAATCTGATGCTGGACAAAGACGGCCACATCAAAATCACTGATTTTGGCCTTTGTAAGGAGGGTATTACTCCAGATGCTACCATGAAAACCTTCTGTGGAACTCCTGAATATCTTGCACCTGAG GTCCTAGAGGATAATGACTACGGCCGGGCAGTTGACTGGTGGGGTCTGGGTGTAGTCATGTATGAGATGATGTGTGGACGTCTGCCTTTCTACAACCAGGACCATGAGCGTTTGTTTGAGCTTATCCTCATGGAGGAGATCCGCTTCCCCAGGAACCTGTCGCCTGAGGCCAAGTCCCTACTGGCTGGACTGCTCAAGAAGGACCCCAAACAGAG GTTAGGTGGAGGTCCTAATGATGCCAAAGAAGTAATGAGTCACAAATTTTTCAGCCCCATCAACTGGCAAGATGCGGTACAGAGGAAG CTTACCCCACTCTTCAGACCACAAGTGACATCAGAGACAGACACCCGGTACTTTGATGAAGAATTCACGGCACAGACCATCACGCTCACTCCTCCAGACAAGT ATAACAGTCTGGACTGTGAGGATCCCGGCCAACAAGCACACTTCCCCCAGTTCTCCTATTCTGCTAGCATAAGAGAGTGA
- the LOC117774515 gene encoding RAC-beta serine/threonine-protein kinase-like isoform X1: protein MNEVNIIREGWLHKRGEYIKTWRPRYFILKSDGSFIGYKEKPDLNDQISPPLNNFSVAECQLMKTERPRPNTFVIRCLQWTTVIERTFHVDSNEEREEWMRAIQSVANSLKMREHEEEEPMDLFGSPSESSLEEMEVAMSKCNSKVTMCDFEYLKLLGKGTFGKVILVKEKSTGVHYAMKILRKEVIIAKDEVAHTVTESRVLQNTRHPFLTTLKYAFQTNDRLCFVMEYANGGELFFHLSRERVFTEDRARFYGAEIVSALEYLHSRDVVYRDLKLENLMLDKDGHIKITDFGLCKEGITPDATMKTFCGTPEYLAPEVLEDNDYGRAVDWWGLGVVMYEMMCGRLPFYNQDHERLFELILMEEIRFPRNLSPEAKSLLAGLLKKDPKQRLGGGPNDAKEVMSHKFFSPINWQDAVQRKLTPLFRPQVTSETDTRYFDEEFTAQTITLTPPDKYNSLDCEDPGQQAHFPQFSYSASIRE from the exons ATGAATGAAGTTAATATTATCAGAGAGGGCTGGCTCCACAAAAGAG GTGAATACATTAAAACATGGAGGCCCAGATATTTCATCCTGAAGAGTGACGGTTCCTTCATTGGCTACAAGGAGAAGCCTGATCTAAATGACCAGATTTCACCTCCACTCAATAACTTCTCAGTGGCAG AATGCCAGTTGATGAAgacagaaagaccccggcccAACACTTTTGTCATTCGTTGCCTACAGTGGACCACTGTTATTGAACGCACTTTTCATGTGGACAGCAATGAGGAGAG AGAGGAGTGGATGCGTGCTATCCAGTCTGTGGCAAACAGTTTGAAAATGCGAgaacatgaggaggaggaaccaATGGATTTGTTTGGCTCACCCAGTGAAAGCAgcctggaggagatggaggtggCTATGTCCAAGTGCAACTCCAAAGTG ACAATGTGTGACTTTGAGTACCTGAAGCTGCTTGGCAAAGGGACATTTGGGAAGGTGATTCTGGTCAAAGAGAAGTCCACTGGAGTTCACTATGCCATGAAAATACTGCGCAAAGAGGTCATAATAGCCAAG GACGAAGTGGCCCACACAGTAACAGAGAGCAGAGTGTTACAAAACACACGACATCCCTTCCTCACG ACACTGAAGTATGCATTTCAAACCAACGATCGGCTCTGTTTTGTAATGGAGTATGCAAATGGGGGCGAG CTCTTCTTCCACCTGTCACGAGAACGAGTATTCACAGAAGACCGGGCACGCTTCTATGGTGCTGAGATCGTGTCAGCACTTGAGTACCTGCATTCACGTGATGTCGTATACCGTGATCTTAAG CTGGAGAATCTGATGCTGGACAAAGACGGCCACATCAAAATCACTGATTTTGGCCTTTGTAAGGAGGGTATTACTCCAGATGCTACCATGAAAACCTTCTGTGGAACTCCTGAATATCTTGCACCTGAG GTCCTAGAGGATAATGACTACGGCCGGGCAGTTGACTGGTGGGGTCTGGGTGTAGTCATGTATGAGATGATGTGTGGACGTCTGCCTTTCTACAACCAGGACCATGAGCGTTTGTTTGAGCTTATCCTCATGGAGGAGATCCGCTTCCCCAGGAACCTGTCGCCTGAGGCCAAGTCCCTACTGGCTGGACTGCTCAAGAAGGACCCCAAACAGAG GTTAGGTGGAGGTCCTAATGATGCCAAAGAAGTAATGAGTCACAAATTTTTCAGCCCCATCAACTGGCAAGATGCGGTACAGAGGAAG CTTACCCCACTCTTCAGACCACAAGTGACATCAGAGACAGACACCCGGTACTTTGATGAAGAATTCACGGCACAGACCATCACGCTCACTCCTCCAGACAAGT ATAACAGTCTGGACTGTGAGGATCCCGGCCAACAAGCACACTTCCCCCAGTTCTCCTATTCTGCTAGCATAAGAGAGTGA